The following proteins are encoded in a genomic region of Methylobacterium tardum:
- the dapA gene encoding 4-hydroxy-tetrahydrodipicolinate synthase — translation MTEMTGSRLRGSLTALVTPFRDGAFDEAAFRKFVRWQIEQGSHGLVPTGTTGESPTLTHSEHDRVVEACIDEAGGRVPVVAGAGSNSTAEAVERAQHAERAGADAVLVVTPYYNKPTQAGLYAHFKAVNDAVGIPIIIYNIPPRSVIDMSVETMARLFELKNIAGVKDATAKIDRVSQQRQAMGESFIQLSGEDATALGYNAQGGHGCISVVANVAPRLCADLQEATLSGDYAKALTLQDKLFPLQTGLFAEANPAPVKYALSRLGHMTDELRLPLVPVTEPTKRIVDDALRHAGLLVD, via the coding sequence ATGACCGAGATGACCGGGAGCCGCCTGCGGGGCTCGCTCACCGCGCTTGTGACGCCCTTCCGCGACGGGGCCTTCGACGAGGCCGCGTTCCGAAAGTTCGTGCGCTGGCAGATCGAGCAGGGCAGCCACGGCCTCGTGCCCACCGGCACCACCGGCGAGAGCCCGACCCTGACCCATTCCGAGCACGACCGGGTGGTCGAGGCCTGCATCGATGAGGCGGGCGGACGCGTGCCGGTCGTGGCGGGCGCGGGCTCCAACTCCACGGCCGAGGCGGTCGAGCGGGCCCAGCACGCCGAGCGCGCGGGCGCCGACGCCGTCCTGGTGGTGACGCCGTACTACAACAAGCCGACGCAGGCGGGCCTCTACGCCCACTTCAAGGCCGTCAACGATGCGGTCGGCATTCCGATCATCATCTACAACATCCCGCCGCGCTCCGTCATCGACATGAGCGTCGAGACGATGGCCCGGCTCTTCGAATTGAAGAACATCGCCGGCGTGAAGGACGCGACCGCCAAGATCGATCGCGTCAGCCAGCAGCGTCAGGCCATGGGCGAGAGCTTCATCCAACTTTCGGGCGAAGATGCGACGGCGCTCGGCTACAACGCCCAGGGCGGCCACGGCTGCATCTCGGTGGTGGCGAACGTCGCCCCGCGCCTCTGCGCCGACCTGCAGGAGGCGACGCTGTCGGGCGACTACGCCAAGGCGCTGACCCTCCAGGATAAGTTGTTCCCCCTCCAGACCGGTCTGTTCGCCGAGGCCAACCCGGCGCCGGTGAAGTACGCGCTATCCCGGCTCGGCCACATGACCGACGAGCTGCGCCTGCCGCTGGTGCCGGTGACCGAGCCCACGAAGCGCATCGTCGACGACGCCCTGCGCCACGCCGGCCTGCTGGTGGACTGA
- a CDS encoding lytic transglycosylase domain-containing protein, with amino-acid sequence MIRPAASSPVSKRTSLTAAALIATVGVALAGQVGQAGTEAPTTPPASQPAPPASDAALSTAQVRGAQAEKAADPVATDALKLDPVHASGGDDKGEEPARTLPAAASAYASADPDAPVAFPLPDAAVTPAAPVPEVPDPARPKISGDTDPTLLRGAIDLYRKGRVADGDRMRDGFTDPAARALLEWVAIRAGAGIGFNRTVAFVRANPDWPAGPLLRRRAEEALLSERKSPATVRAFFATAKPSSAPGKFALALALRADGCETDAADMVRDLWRTESFGRSLEAKVLDAFPDVLTRVDHRYRMERALLKDDWESAGRAAGYAGGGYASLVRARRAVEDKSSGAAAALAAVPPSLRSDASYIFSRAQYFRRADKPEAAAAVLATAPSNPDVLVDGDEWWIERRIVARKLLDLGDAKTAYAVASQQAARTPEKRIEAEFHAGWIALRFAGDPARAAQHFAQVAAIAESPISVARAAYWQGRAAEALGQAEEAKRFYERAALQPIAYYGQVARARLGQTSLPLRAPADLEGAERQAFDGRLSVRALRLLGEAGIKELALPLYIDAARDLSDPRELQALGDLATDMKDPRALVAIGKLAVQRGLPLDAHAYPTIGIPSYETFTAVPQVERAMVYAIARQESQFDPRAQSGVGARGLMQMMPATAQRTARRVSTAFDVERLTSDPAYCAKLGQAHLGELMEDWRGSYVLAFASYNAGGGNVKKWIDAYGDPRKGDVDVIDWVERIPFTETRNYVQRVMENLQVYRSRLDSRSALLIEGDLHRGAR; translated from the coding sequence GTGATCCGACCCGCGGCCTCGTCTCCGGTCTCGAAGCGCACGTCCCTCACCGCCGCCGCGCTCATCGCCACGGTCGGCGTCGCGCTGGCCGGTCAGGTCGGCCAAGCTGGCACCGAGGCGCCGACGACGCCGCCAGCCTCGCAGCCGGCACCGCCGGCGAGCGATGCCGCCCTCTCGACCGCCCAGGTCCGTGGCGCGCAGGCCGAAAAGGCCGCCGACCCGGTCGCGACCGACGCCCTCAAGCTCGACCCGGTCCACGCCTCCGGCGGCGACGACAAGGGCGAGGAGCCCGCCCGGACGTTGCCCGCCGCGGCCTCGGCCTACGCCTCCGCGGACCCCGACGCGCCCGTGGCTTTCCCATTGCCGGACGCCGCCGTCACCCCGGCGGCCCCGGTGCCGGAGGTGCCCGATCCGGCGCGGCCCAAGATCTCCGGCGACACCGACCCGACTTTGCTGCGCGGCGCCATCGACCTCTACCGCAAGGGCCGGGTCGCCGACGGCGACCGGATGCGCGACGGCTTCACCGACCCGGCCGCGCGGGCGCTGCTCGAATGGGTGGCGATCCGCGCGGGCGCCGGCATCGGCTTCAACCGCACCGTCGCCTTCGTCCGGGCCAATCCGGACTGGCCGGCCGGACCGCTGCTGCGCCGCCGGGCCGAGGAGGCGCTGCTCTCCGAGCGGAAATCCCCCGCGACGGTCCGGGCCTTCTTCGCCACGGCGAAGCCGTCGAGCGCGCCGGGCAAGTTCGCCCTGGCGCTGGCTTTGCGCGCCGACGGCTGCGAGACCGACGCCGCCGACATGGTCCGCGACCTCTGGCGCACCGAAAGCTTCGGCCGCAGCCTCGAGGCCAAGGTGCTCGACGCCTTCCCGGACGTGCTCACCCGGGTCGACCACCGCTACCGGATGGAGCGGGCGCTCCTGAAGGACGATTGGGAGAGCGCCGGCCGGGCGGCCGGCTATGCGGGCGGCGGCTACGCCAGCCTCGTGCGCGCCCGCCGGGCCGTGGAGGACAAGTCTTCCGGCGCCGCGGCCGCGCTCGCCGCAGTGCCGCCGTCGCTGCGCAGCGACGCGTCCTACATCTTCTCCCGGGCGCAGTATTTCCGCCGGGCCGACAAGCCCGAAGCCGCGGCCGCCGTGCTCGCCACGGCGCCGAGCAACCCGGACGTGCTGGTCGACGGCGACGAGTGGTGGATCGAGCGCCGGATCGTGGCGCGCAAGCTCCTCGACCTCGGCGACGCCAAGACCGCCTACGCGGTGGCGAGCCAGCAGGCGGCGCGCACGCCCGAGAAGCGGATCGAGGCCGAGTTCCACGCCGGCTGGATTGCGCTCCGCTTCGCCGGCGATCCGGCGCGCGCCGCGCAGCATTTCGCGCAGGTGGCGGCGATCGCCGAGAGCCCGATCTCGGTGGCGCGGGCCGCCTATTGGCAGGGCCGGGCGGCCGAGGCGCTGGGCCAGGCCGAGGAGGCGAAGCGCTTCTACGAGCGCGCGGCCCTGCAGCCGATCGCCTATTACGGTCAGGTCGCCCGGGCCCGGCTCGGCCAGACCAGCCTGCCCCTGCGGGCCCCAGCCGACCTCGAGGGCGCGGAGCGCCAGGCCTTCGACGGGCGGCTCTCCGTCCGCGCCCTGCGCCTCCTCGGCGAGGCCGGGATCAAGGAGCTAGCGCTGCCGCTCTACATCGACGCCGCCCGGGACCTCTCCGATCCGCGCGAGCTCCAGGCGCTCGGCGACCTCGCCACCGACATGAAGGATCCGCGCGCCCTGGTGGCGATCGGCAAGCTCGCGGTCCAGCGCGGCCTGCCGCTCGACGCCCACGCCTATCCGACGATCGGCATCCCCAGCTACGAGACCTTCACGGCGGTGCCGCAGGTAGAGCGGGCCATGGTCTACGCCATCGCCCGGCAGGAGAGCCAATTCGATCCGCGGGCGCAGTCGGGCGTCGGCGCAAGGGGGTTGATGCAGATGATGCCGGCCACCGCCCAGCGCACCGCCCGCCGGGTCTCGACCGCGTTCGACGTCGAGCGTCTGACCAGCGATCCCGCCTATTGCGCGAAGCTCGGCCAAGCCCATCTCGGCGAGCTGATGGAGGATTGGCGCGGCTCCTACGTGCTCGCCTTCGCGTCCTACAACGCGGGCGGCGGCAACGTGAAGAAGTGGATCGACGCCTACGGCGACCCGCGCAAGGGCGACGTCGACGTGATCGACTGGGTCGAGCGCATCCCCTTCACGGAGACGCGCAACTACGTGCAGCGGGTCATGGAGAACCTGCAGGTCTACCGCTCGCGGCTCGACAGCCGCAGCGCCCTGCTGATCGAGGGCGACCTCCACCGCGGCGCGCGGTAG
- a CDS encoding catalase family peroxidase has protein sequence MLRSRLGFALLLSTALAAGAPALAQEASTAEQTIDVMNTLFGKHPGARANHAKGVVAEGSFTPSPEAAKISKASLFKGPAVPVTIRFSDSTGVPTIPDGVADANPHGLSLKFKLSDGSEMDVVTNSLKYFPVATGEEFRDLLKAAAESGPKAAHPTALERFAAAHPAAATAGATAKTPSSLARQTYNGVNAFILVDAAGKRQPFRFRFVPVEGEEILAPEDAAKRDPNFLMAEIGPRVAKTPAKFRMLAQLAEPGDPTNDATKPWPDDRKTVDLGTVTVSKVVPDSAEAEKALLFMPNNLTDGIEVSDDPLIDARVQAYAVSFSRRSQ, from the coding sequence ATGCTGCGTTCGAGATTGGGTTTCGCCCTCCTGCTGAGCACCGCGCTCGCGGCCGGCGCGCCGGCCCTGGCCCAGGAGGCCTCCACCGCCGAGCAGACGATCGACGTGATGAACACGCTGTTCGGTAAGCATCCGGGGGCGCGGGCCAACCACGCCAAGGGCGTGGTCGCCGAGGGCAGCTTCACCCCGTCGCCCGAGGCGGCGAAGATCAGCAAGGCGTCCCTGTTCAAGGGGCCGGCGGTGCCAGTGACGATCCGGTTCTCGGATTCCACCGGCGTCCCGACCATCCCGGACGGCGTCGCCGACGCCAACCCGCACGGCCTCTCGCTCAAGTTCAAGCTGAGCGACGGCTCGGAGATGGACGTCGTCACCAACTCGCTGAAGTACTTCCCCGTCGCCACGGGCGAGGAGTTCCGCGATCTCCTGAAGGCCGCCGCCGAGAGCGGCCCGAAGGCCGCCCATCCGACCGCGCTGGAGCGCTTCGCCGCCGCCCACCCGGCCGCCGCGACCGCGGGCGCGACCGCCAAGACCCCGTCGAGCCTCGCCCGGCAGACCTATAACGGCGTCAACGCCTTCATCCTCGTGGATGCCGCCGGAAAGCGGCAGCCGTTCCGGTTCCGCTTCGTGCCCGTGGAGGGCGAGGAGATCCTCGCGCCCGAGGACGCGGCCAAGCGCGACCCGAACTTCCTGATGGCCGAGATCGGCCCGCGGGTCGCCAAGACTCCGGCGAAGTTCCGGATGCTGGCCCAGCTCGCCGAGCCGGGCGACCCGACCAACGACGCCACCAAGCCCTGGCCGGACGACCGCAAGACCGTCGATCTCGGCACCGTGACGGTGAGCAAGGTCGTGCCCGACAGCGCCGAGGCCGAGAAGGCGCTGCTGTTCATGCCGAACAACCTGACCGACGGGATCGAGGTCTCGGACGACCCGCTGATCGACGCTCGCGTCCAGGCCTACGCGGTCTCGTTCAGCCGCCGCTCGCAGTAG
- a CDS encoding thermonuclease family protein gives MSLFVGILLACAAGLAGTLLCPDNKGSRSRLPLLAALLIGGLSWHAPARAGEILRGPAQVIDAGTLRLGARQVSLFGIAAPEADATCSDAQDRPYPCGRDAARALAERIGGAAVACEPRGGANTALCRVGEADLGAWMVAQGLALPDRDVAPDYAPAADRAWGRRLGLWSGVFQDPAERRGRRAAAALGAAG, from the coding sequence ATGTCGCTCTTCGTCGGTATCCTCCTCGCCTGCGCCGCCGGCCTCGCCGGCACCCTCCTCTGCCCGGACAACAAGGGGAGCCGCTCGCGCCTGCCGCTCCTCGCTGCGCTCCTGATCGGCGGCCTGTCCTGGCACGCTCCCGCCCGGGCCGGCGAGATCCTGCGCGGCCCCGCCCAGGTGATCGACGCTGGAACCCTCCGCCTCGGCGCGCGCCAGGTCAGCCTGTTCGGGATCGCCGCGCCGGAGGCGGACGCGACCTGCTCGGACGCCCAGGACCGGCCCTACCCGTGCGGCCGGGACGCCGCCCGGGCCCTGGCCGAGCGGATCGGCGGCGCCGCCGTCGCCTGCGAGCCGCGCGGTGGCGCGAACACGGCGCTCTGCCGGGTCGGCGAAGCGGATCTCGGGGCCTGGATGGTGGCGCAGGGCCTCGCTTTGCCCGATCGGGACGTCGCGCCGGACTACGCGCCGGCGGCGGACCGGGCCTGGGGACGGCGCCTCGGCCTGTGGTCGGGGGTCTTCCAGGATCCCGCCGAGCGGCGGGGCCGGCGCGCCGCCGCCGCGCTCGGCGCCGCCGGGTGA